Proteins from a single region of Lasioglossum baleicum chromosome 1, iyLasBale1, whole genome shotgun sequence:
- the LOC143211103 gene encoding LOW QUALITY PROTEIN: uncharacterized protein LOC143211103 (The sequence of the model RefSeq protein was modified relative to this genomic sequence to represent the inferred CDS: deleted 1 base in 1 codon) has protein sequence MTKFYNREVATSSKEKACLAIILALGTKKKIKRSIWMKEWLKKRDRYSHVNLLREMSANSEDYRNYFRMDSTLFNMLVNKVAPYISRKNTVMRESITAHERVALTLRFLATGRSFEDLKFSAIMSTSVISQAVLETCNGRRFRTVYIQIIEEPSTCGKSLFDYLSLLWRMYEVRPPQYIYLFQMPTTPEDWKLVSNEFEAIYKIKNCVGAIDGKHVAIEKPPNFGSTYYKYKHFYSIVLLAVVSAKKKFLMVDVGTNGRISDGGVMFHSKFGEQLNSRCGAWRRVSATARMRCALGVLPIRANLRSERRKLVVTQVPSLLRQSLQTGELNLPPPSPMPHSSGNFPFVFVADEAFSLHTNVMKPYAKKDLNHEKQVVSNQIMSSARSVVENTFGILVARFRVLLTTMNLDPNNIGETITMDRCPLSQIQQRTTSQAKTVRDNYAEYYYSQER, from the exons ATGACGAAATTTTATAACCGAGAAGTCGCAACGTCTTCTAAAGAGAAAGCCTGTTTGGCGATTATTTTAGCATTGGGaaccaaaaaaaaaatcaaaaggTCAATATGGATGAAGGAATGGCTGAAAAAAAGAGATCGCTACAGTCATGTAAATTTGCTGCGTGAAATGTCAGCAAATTCTGAGGATTACAGAAATTATTTCCGAATGGACTCAACCCTATTTAATATGCTTGTTAACAAAGTAGCACCATACATATCGCGCAAGAATACTGTCATGCGAGAGTCAATAACTGCGCATGAGAGAGTAGCGCTCACGTTAAGATTCCTTGCTACTGGGCGAAGCTTTGAAGATCTAAAGTTTTCTGCTATTATGTCCACTTCCGTTATATCCCAAGCAGTTTTGGAAACATGCAAT ggaaggcggtttaggactgtatatatacaaatcattgaggaaccgagtacttgcgggaaaaGTCTTTTCGActacctgtccctcttgtggcgcatGTATGAAGTTAGGCCGCCACAATACATTTATTTGTTTCAGATGCCTACCACCCCTGAGGATTGGAAATTAGTAAGCAATGAGTTCGAAgctatatacaaaattaaaaactgCGTTGGAGCAATAGATGGAAAACATGTGGCTATA GAAAAACCTCCAAATTTCGGGTCAACATACTACAAGTACAAACATTTTTACAGTATAGTCCTATTAGCGGTAGTCAGCGCTAAAAAAAAATTCCTAATGGTAGACGTAGGCACTAATGGCCGAATATCGGACGGAGGAGTGATGTTTCACTCGAAGTTTGGCGAACAACTAAACTCT CGCTGCGGCGCGTGGCGTCGCGTCAGTGCCACTGCgcgcatgcgttgtgcattgggagtactaccaatcagggcgaacctgcgCAGCGAACGACGTAAACTGGTCGTTACCCAAGTCCCTTCTCTCCTGAGACAGAGTTTACAAACAGGGGAATTAAATCTTCCACCTCCTTCACCTATGCCACACAGTTCCggaaattttccatttgtaTTCGTAGCGGATGAAGCTTTTTCGTTGCATACAAATGTAATGAAACCTTATGCAAAAAAAGATTTAAATCATGAAAAACAAGTGGTTTCCAACCAAATTATGTCCTCGGCACGTTCAGTTGTAGAAAATACCTTCGGCATATTGGTAGCACGCTTTAGAGTTTTATTAACTACTATGAACCTAGATCCTAATAAT ATAGGGGAAACAATAACAATGGATAGATGTCCTTTGTCGCAAATACAACAAAGAACAACCTCGCAAGCCAAAACTGTTAGGGACAATTATGCCGAGTACTACTACTCGCAGGAAagatga